From Echinicola jeungdonensis, the proteins below share one genomic window:
- the nirB gene encoding nitrite reductase large subunit NirB → MTKVVVIGNGMVGYKFCEKLRVSEAGSDFDVTVFGEEPWPAYDRVHLSAYFSGSTADDLIMAPVEWYKENKIDLRTNELVVKIDRDKKKVISHTGEEVSYDKLVLATGSGAFVPPIEGVEKKGVFVYRTLEDLDAIIDYGKKATSAAVIGGGLLGLEAAKAVMDMGLEAHVIEFAPRLMPRQLDDAGASILKSKLEDLGISIHLSKNTQLIQGDGEMTGLKFADDSELPVDMLVISAGIKPRDELAKDCGLPTAPRGGVIVNEFLQTEDEDIYAIGEVASYQNMIYGLVAPGYEMATQVVNQLVEEEVKPFLGFDMSTKLKLIGVDVGSFGDPFGEVEPSKPIVYENKNSGLYKRINVSLDGKRLLGGILVGDATEYSMLWQMAQNKMPLPPEPEDLILGARGGKESAGAGVESLPNEAQVCSCENVTKGDICSIIENDGVTKMDEIKSCTKAGTGCGGCVPMVNDLLKHQLKSMGKQVKNVICDHFDYSRQELLDIVKVKKIKSYDELLDQFGKGDGCEVCKPAVASILASTWNELITKQDTIQDTNDRYLANIQKGGTYSVVPRVPGGEITPDKLIVLGEVAKKYGLYSKITGGQRIDLFGARVDQLPDIWEELINAGFESGHAYGKSLRTIKSCVGSTWCRYGVQDSVSFAIQVEERYRGLRSPHKIKGAVSGCIRECAEAQSKDFGIIATEKGWNLYVCGNGGSKPQHAQLLINDVDTETCLKYIDRFLMFYIRTAEPLTRTATWLNKLEGGMDYLRDVVVNDSLGIGEELEKEMEFMIQTYACEWKEVVNNPELRAKFKHFVNSDEEDPNLDWQEMRGQKIPASWG, encoded by the coding sequence ATGACAAAGGTAGTAGTAATCGGAAATGGAATGGTAGGCTATAAGTTTTGTGAAAAACTTAGGGTTTCCGAAGCGGGAAGTGACTTTGATGTCACTGTCTTTGGTGAGGAGCCATGGCCAGCCTATGACAGGGTTCATTTGAGTGCTTATTTCTCTGGATCAACTGCAGACGACCTCATTATGGCTCCTGTAGAATGGTACAAAGAAAATAAAATTGACTTGCGCACAAATGAACTGGTTGTCAAAATAGACCGAGACAAGAAGAAGGTGATCAGTCATACTGGAGAGGAAGTTTCTTATGATAAGTTAGTATTGGCTACAGGTTCTGGCGCATTTGTTCCGCCAATTGAAGGGGTGGAGAAAAAAGGTGTGTTTGTTTACAGGACCTTGGAAGACCTGGATGCTATTATAGATTACGGCAAAAAGGCAACATCTGCTGCAGTCATAGGGGGCGGACTTTTAGGACTTGAAGCAGCCAAAGCTGTTATGGACATGGGATTGGAGGCCCACGTGATCGAATTTGCACCCAGATTGATGCCACGTCAATTGGATGATGCAGGAGCTTCTATTCTAAAATCCAAGTTGGAAGACTTGGGAATTTCCATTCACCTAAGTAAAAACACCCAGTTAATTCAAGGCGATGGAGAAATGACCGGGTTGAAATTTGCAGATGATTCGGAATTACCTGTAGATATGCTGGTAATTTCTGCGGGTATCAAACCCCGCGATGAGTTGGCAAAAGATTGTGGATTGCCAACAGCTCCCAGGGGCGGTGTCATTGTGAATGAGTTTTTGCAAACCGAAGATGAGGATATTTATGCTATCGGTGAGGTAGCATCTTACCAAAATATGATTTACGGATTGGTTGCTCCAGGCTATGAAATGGCCACTCAGGTAGTCAATCAATTGGTTGAAGAGGAAGTAAAACCATTCCTTGGCTTTGACATGTCCACCAAACTAAAATTAATCGGTGTGGATGTAGGAAGTTTTGGAGATCCATTTGGAGAGGTAGAGCCTTCCAAGCCCATTGTTTATGAAAACAAAAACAGTGGTTTATATAAAAGAATAAACGTTTCCCTTGACGGAAAGAGATTGCTGGGCGGGATTTTAGTAGGAGATGCTACGGAATACAGCATGTTGTGGCAAATGGCCCAAAACAAAATGCCATTACCTCCTGAACCGGAAGATTTGATTCTCGGAGCCAGAGGAGGAAAAGAATCCGCAGGTGCCGGAGTGGAAAGTCTTCCTAATGAAGCCCAGGTTTGTTCTTGTGAAAATGTCACCAAAGGAGATATTTGCTCCATCATCGAAAATGATGGGGTAACCAAAATGGACGAGATCAAATCCTGCACCAAAGCCGGTACCGGTTGTGGAGGATGTGTTCCCATGGTCAATGACCTGCTGAAGCATCAGCTGAAGTCCATGGGTAAACAAGTCAAAAACGTTATTTGTGATCACTTTGACTATTCCAGACAAGAACTTTTGGATATCGTAAAAGTCAAAAAGATCAAATCTTACGATGAACTCTTAGATCAGTTTGGTAAAGGGGACGGCTGCGAGGTGTGTAAACCCGCAGTCGCTTCCATCCTCGCTTCCACTTGGAACGAATTGATTACCAAACAAGATACCATCCAGGACACCAACGACAGGTACCTGGCCAATATCCAAAAAGGAGGAACTTACTCTGTAGTACCAAGGGTACCAGGAGGAGAAATCACTCCAGATAAATTAATCGTACTTGGGGAGGTTGCCAAGAAATACGGCCTGTACTCCAAAATCACCGGTGGTCAGCGAATTGACTTATTCGGTGCCCGTGTGGATCAGCTTCCTGACATTTGGGAAGAATTGATCAATGCCGGATTTGAAAGTGGACATGCTTACGGTAAATCCCTTAGAACAATCAAGAGTTGTGTAGGTTCCACATGGTGCCGATATGGGGTTCAGGACTCTGTATCCTTTGCTATCCAGGTGGAAGAAAGATATCGAGGTTTACGTTCCCCGCACAAAATAAAAGGTGCTGTATCAGGATGTATCAGGGAATGTGCCGAGGCCCAAAGTAAGGACTTTGGTATCATCGCCACAGAAAAAGGCTGGAACCTTTATGTATGTGGAAACGGAGGATCTAAACCACAACATGCTCAGTTGCTTATCAACGATGTAGATACAGAAACTTGCCTTAAATACATAGATAGATTCTTGATGTTCTACATCAGGACTGCCGAACCACTTACCAGAACAGCTACTTGGCTGAACAAATTGGAAGGTGGTATGGATTACCTGAGAGATGTTGTAGTTAATGACAGTTTGGGCATTGGGGAAGAACTGGAAAAAGAAATGGAGTTCATGATCCAGACATACGCTTGTGAATGGAAGGAAGTAGTGAACAACCCTGAACTGAGAGCAAAATTCAAACACTTTGTCAACTCTGATGAGGAAGATCCCAACTTAGATTGGCAGGAAATGAGGGGACAAAAAATCCCTGCTTCCTGGGGCTAA
- the cobA gene encoding uroporphyrinogen-III C-methyltransferase codes for MKTVIPQLSLVGAGPGDPDLITLKAIKVLKKADVVLYDALANEAFLEYVPDTALKIFVGKRAGLHYRQQREINRMIVNYAKTCGNVVRLKGGDPYVFGRGHEELEYAAKHGVPTDYVPGISSAMAVPGLSGIPLTKRGVNESFWVVTGTLKDHSTAQDLFYAAQSSATVIILMGVKKLPEIVSLFKQYRGNEEDISLIQNGSKENERSITGKLKDIMEIQKKEKISAPAIIVIGKVVGEKKDYLKNLLGQDSLVVTK; via the coding sequence ATGAAGACTGTAATTCCTCAACTTTCACTCGTAGGTGCAGGACCGGGAGATCCCGATTTAATCACCTTAAAAGCCATTAAAGTCCTTAAAAAGGCAGATGTGGTTTTATATGATGCCCTAGCCAATGAAGCTTTTCTGGAATACGTACCGGACACAGCATTAAAAATATTTGTTGGTAAAAGGGCTGGACTTCACTATAGGCAGCAAAGGGAGATCAATCGGATGATCGTCAATTATGCTAAAACTTGTGGGAATGTTGTGAGGCTTAAAGGGGGAGACCCTTATGTATTTGGTAGAGGGCATGAAGAATTAGAATATGCTGCAAAGCATGGTGTGCCTACTGATTATGTGCCCGGCATCAGTAGTGCCATGGCTGTACCTGGATTAAGCGGTATACCATTGACTAAGAGGGGAGTAAATGAAAGTTTTTGGGTGGTTACCGGTACCTTAAAGGATCATTCTACCGCGCAGGACTTATTTTATGCTGCTCAGTCTTCTGCCACGGTCATAATATTAATGGGAGTGAAAAAGCTTCCTGAAATCGTTTCCCTTTTTAAACAGTATAGAGGGAATGAAGAGGATATTTCCCTGATTCAGAATGGAAGTAAGGAAAATGAACGTTCCATTACAGGGAAACTGAAAGACATAATGGAAATCCAGAAAAAAGAAAAAATTTCAGCTCCTGCCATCATTGTTATCGGGAAAGTGGTTGGGGAGAAAAAAGACTATTTGAAAAATCTCCTTGGACAAGACTCCCTTGTGGTAACCAAATAG
- a CDS encoding DUF4202 domain-containing protein, protein MNNSKFEKTIEEFDKINSEDPHLEMINGSEVPKELVYGHRMSGMLQKFSPNASEPLRLAARCQHIKRWEIPREEYPMDRKGYLMWRTKLKKFHGELASSIMKKHGYDDDTIKKVDDLLNKRRLKTDEDVQTLEDVICLVFLKYYFDDFIAKHRQEEGKLVDIVQKTWRKMSEDGHKAALNMEYSEEALDIVKKALEG, encoded by the coding sequence ATGAATAATAGTAAATTTGAAAAAACCATAGAGGAGTTTGATAAAATCAATTCAGAAGATCCTCATTTGGAAATGATCAACGGCTCTGAGGTTCCCAAAGAGTTAGTATACGGACACAGAATGAGTGGTATGTTGCAAAAATTTAGTCCAAATGCTTCTGAGCCACTTAGGTTGGCTGCAAGGTGTCAACATATTAAACGCTGGGAAATCCCAAGGGAAGAATATCCTATGGACCGGAAGGGTTATTTGATGTGGCGTACTAAACTTAAGAAGTTTCATGGGGAGCTGGCCAGTTCTATTATGAAAAAACATGGCTATGATGATGATACCATCAAGAAGGTTGATGATCTACTTAATAAAAGACGGTTAAAAACCGATGAGGATGTCCAGACTTTGGAGGATGTGATTTGTCTGGTTTTTTTGAAATATTATTTTGATGATTTTATTGCTAAACATAGACAAGAGGAGGGAAAGTTGGTGGATATTGTTCAAAAAACCTGGAGGAAAATGTCTGAAGATGGCCATAAGGCAGCTCTAAATATGGAGTATTCTGAAGAGGCATTGGATATTGTAAAAAAAGCATTGGAGGGGTGA
- a CDS encoding DUF7009 family protein — MKLRINNNSIRLRLTQTEVEKIAKEEAVHQTLQLGEKEVLRYSLVPEKDVDCIGANIKDNEILVKVPAPMSTKWATTDEVSLRHVQKESTNHESIILIEKDFQCLHKRPDEDERDNFPNPHSMEDYQKC; from the coding sequence ATGAAATTAAGAATCAACAATAATTCCATCAGGTTAAGGCTTACCCAAACTGAAGTGGAAAAAATAGCCAAAGAAGAGGCCGTTCACCAGACTCTCCAACTTGGCGAAAAAGAGGTCTTACGTTATAGCCTTGTCCCTGAAAAAGACGTCGACTGCATTGGGGCAAACATTAAGGATAATGAAATCCTCGTAAAAGTCCCTGCACCTATGTCCACTAAATGGGCTACTACCGATGAAGTTTCTTTAAGACATGTTCAAAAAGAAAGTACGAACCATGAAAGCATTATTTTGATTGAAAAAGACTTTCAGTGCCTGCATAAAAGGCCTGATGAGGATGAAAGGGATAATTTTCCTAATCCCCATTCTATGGAAGATTACCAAAAATGCTAA
- a CDS encoding ATP-binding protein, producing the protein MENSSLTEKPKFEKLGRYYMVALCAIATSIIISQILVQKFISEQKNDSRVVNLSGRQRMLSQRISKCALLLGDSTNTEKREQYLDELETSLENWQVTHQGLQEGNLELGINGRNSKKINLLFSEIENDHNQMVQAAQAIIKKLKNNINIPTDSLRKDIRQIIDHQQEFLSGMDLIVFQYDNEAKSKVMNLRSIELFLLVLSLGVILFEIFFIFIPSAKTIRKTFKKLLQSEQKSKKMTLELSALYSSLEQAYQDLLEVDVAVDDVTVYAKCNAKGNFIHFSDQFSQLMEFEEDKPKNLFTWLQDQGYNPEYLENIKEMVLSGRSWSGEIKLVNAMGDFVWLKMNIIPTMNDFGKAETLMIISTDETEKKEAEAISQEINRERIEQKVKEQQFRSALILEGQEEERKRISRDMHDGIGQLLSAMKFNLEGIHSVNSEFEKEKLKTTRDLLKNVIKEVRRISFNLTPSALSDYGIVPVLNKFCREITKLSDLKVTFENQTGFLSRLEGKVENNLYRICQEAVNNAIKYAEAEEVKITLSHNSQFLNVEIKDNGKGFDMKKLEEKGHLSASGHGLFNIRERANFINGQCTITSEKGKGTTIGINLPLD; encoded by the coding sequence ATGGAAAACTCATCCCTTACGGAAAAACCAAAATTTGAAAAATTGGGCAGGTACTATATGGTAGCCCTTTGCGCCATAGCTACCAGCATTATCATCAGTCAAATTTTGGTTCAAAAATTTATCAGTGAACAAAAAAATGATTCACGGGTGGTCAATCTGTCCGGAAGGCAAAGGATGCTTAGCCAACGCATAAGTAAATGCGCACTCCTTTTGGGTGATTCCACCAATACCGAAAAAAGAGAACAATACCTGGACGAACTGGAAACTTCCTTGGAAAATTGGCAAGTAACCCATCAGGGGCTACAGGAAGGGAACCTAGAATTGGGCATAAACGGAAGAAACAGTAAAAAGATCAATCTTCTGTTTTCTGAAATAGAAAATGACCACAATCAAATGGTCCAGGCTGCGCAGGCTATTATTAAAAAACTAAAAAACAATATAAATATTCCAACGGATAGTTTGCGTAAAGATATCCGTCAGATTATTGATCACCAACAGGAATTCCTTTCTGGGATGGATTTGATTGTTTTTCAGTATGACAATGAGGCCAAGTCCAAAGTCATGAACTTAAGGAGCATTGAGCTTTTCCTATTGGTCTTATCCCTAGGGGTAATCCTTTTTGAGATATTCTTTATCTTTATCCCCTCTGCCAAGACCATTCGGAAAACTTTCAAAAAACTTTTACAATCCGAACAAAAGTCAAAAAAAATGACTTTGGAACTCAGTGCACTTTACAGTTCCTTAGAACAGGCTTACCAGGATTTACTGGAGGTAGATGTAGCGGTGGATGATGTCACCGTATATGCCAAATGCAATGCAAAGGGGAATTTCATTCATTTCTCTGATCAGTTTTCTCAATTGATGGAATTTGAAGAGGACAAACCCAAAAACCTATTCACCTGGCTTCAGGATCAAGGTTATAACCCTGAATACCTGGAAAATATAAAAGAGATGGTATTAAGCGGTCGATCCTGGAGTGGGGAGATAAAGCTGGTAAACGCCATGGGGGATTTTGTTTGGCTTAAAATGAACATTATCCCAACCATGAATGACTTTGGCAAAGCTGAAACCCTTATGATCATCAGCACTGATGAAACAGAGAAAAAAGAAGCAGAAGCCATTTCTCAAGAAATCAACAGGGAAAGGATAGAGCAAAAGGTAAAAGAGCAGCAATTCCGCTCCGCACTGATCCTGGAAGGGCAGGAAGAAGAAAGAAAAAGGATTTCCCGGGACATGCATGATGGAATAGGCCAACTCCTTTCCGCCATGAAATTCAACCTGGAGGGCATACACTCAGTAAACTCGGAATTTGAAAAAGAAAAGCTCAAGACTACCCGGGATTTACTTAAAAATGTTATCAAGGAAGTCAGAAGGATTTCATTTAACCTGACGCCAAGCGCCTTGTCTGATTATGGAATTGTCCCCGTATTAAACAAATTTTGCCGGGAAATCACCAAGCTGTCGGATTTGAAGGTCACCTTCGAAAACCAAACTGGATTTTTATCCAGGTTGGAGGGAAAGGTCGAAAACAACCTTTACCGGATCTGTCAGGAAGCTGTAAACAATGCAATCAAATACGCAGAGGCAGAAGAAGTCAAGATCACGCTATCCCATAATTCACAGTTTCTCAATGTAGAAATCAAAGATAATGGGAAAGGATTTGACATGAAAAAACTGGAGGAAAAGGGCCATTTATCAGCCTCAGGCCATGGGTTGTTCAATATCCGTGAAAGGGCCAACTTCATCAACGGCCAATGTACCATTACTTCAGAAAAAGGAAAGGGTACAACCATAGGTATCAACCTTCCTTTAGATTAA
- the nirD gene encoding nitrite reductase small subunit NirD, translating into MISELEKYKTADSSKVKTWYKAAPVSAFPENGGACIKYKDLQIAVFNFTRRNEWYACQNLCPHKMQMSLSRGMIGSEGEEQEPKVACPFHKKTFSLKTGKNLSGDTCDIATYPIKIEDGYVYVGFED; encoded by the coding sequence ATGATATCTGAATTGGAAAAATATAAAACAGCGGATTCGTCCAAAGTTAAAACGTGGTATAAGGCAGCCCCGGTAAGTGCCTTCCCTGAAAATGGGGGTGCATGCATCAAATATAAAGACCTACAGATTGCCGTTTTTAACTTCACCAGAAGGAATGAATGGTATGCATGCCAAAACCTTTGCCCTCATAAAATGCAGATGAGCCTCTCCAGAGGAATGATCGGATCAGAAGGGGAAGAGCAGGAACCCAAAGTGGCTTGTCCTTTCCACAAGAAGACCTTCTCCCTTAAAACGGGGAAGAACCTCAGCGGCGACACATGCGATATAGCCACCTATCCTATTAAGATAGAAGACGGCTACGTGTATGTTGGTTTTGAGGATTAA
- a CDS encoding rubredoxin, with translation MQKADLVRVFVRGGIISPGDFLKMIHTANELGTSYIHLGSRQDVLFPLKNKNLETLATTFKAIDTEYDTDGEEFQNVVSSYPALDVMPTTHWLASHNYHYILDTFDYKPKLKINITDPVQSLVPLFTGNINFVASSHDNYWYLYLRFSEIDVKPWCAPDLIYGYDLARVARAIEEINPVKSELKYPEIYQKAKEITTPNTQPVEQELDYPEATTPYYEGMNRVVGGKYWLGLYWRNNKFTINFLKALCQLCLDTNIGKICLTPWKSIIVKGIAEKDRLSWEKLLGKYGINIRHSSLELNWHLPVLDEEALEIKNYLVRALDKQDISTYGLSFSVKTKHMALFTSVAIEKTKKEKPNDPDTFNILYSKDFNPNLSEYFYYAKNVPKETLPPLLIELSYKYYDQLEVRKTSDPVDTVEGTPKKQHRKYQCSSCLTVYDEKYGDPESEIAAGTSFLKLPEDYNCPVCESPKSAFKLI, from the coding sequence ATGCAAAAAGCAGATCTCGTCAGGGTATTTGTCCGGGGAGGGATTATTTCCCCCGGGGATTTTCTCAAAATGATACATACAGCCAATGAATTAGGCACCAGTTATATACACTTGGGTTCAAGACAGGACGTACTCTTTCCTTTGAAAAACAAAAACCTTGAAACTTTGGCCACCACATTTAAGGCCATAGACACAGAGTATGATACTGATGGAGAGGAATTCCAAAACGTAGTATCTTCCTATCCTGCCCTGGATGTAATGCCTACCACCCATTGGCTGGCTTCTCATAATTATCACTACATCCTGGACACCTTTGATTATAAGCCAAAACTTAAAATCAATATTACCGACCCGGTTCAAAGCTTGGTACCCCTATTTACCGGAAACATCAATTTCGTGGCTTCATCCCATGACAATTATTGGTACCTCTATCTCCGGTTTTCTGAAATTGATGTCAAACCATGGTGTGCACCGGATTTGATTTATGGTTATGATTTGGCCAGGGTTGCCAGGGCCATTGAGGAAATCAACCCGGTCAAAAGTGAACTCAAATACCCTGAGATCTATCAAAAGGCCAAGGAAATAACTACCCCCAACACCCAACCTGTGGAACAGGAATTGGATTATCCTGAAGCCACCACACCTTATTATGAAGGAATGAACAGGGTTGTTGGAGGAAAATATTGGTTGGGACTATATTGGAGGAATAACAAGTTTACCATCAACTTCCTAAAAGCCCTTTGCCAGTTATGCCTGGACACCAACATTGGTAAAATATGCCTTACACCTTGGAAATCAATCATTGTAAAAGGCATTGCAGAAAAAGACCGTTTGAGTTGGGAAAAATTGCTGGGAAAATACGGTATCAATATCCGGCACAGTTCTTTGGAGCTCAATTGGCACCTTCCTGTATTGGATGAGGAAGCCCTTGAAATTAAAAATTATCTGGTAAGGGCCCTTGATAAGCAAGATATCAGTACTTACGGTTTAAGCTTTTCAGTGAAAACAAAACACATGGCCCTGTTTACTTCTGTGGCCATTGAAAAAACCAAAAAGGAAAAGCCGAATGACCCTGACACCTTTAATATTCTATACAGCAAAGATTTTAACCCAAACCTTTCTGAATATTTCTATTACGCTAAAAATGTTCCGAAAGAAACTTTGCCACCCTTATTAATAGAATTGAGCTATAAATATTATGATCAATTGGAGGTAAGAAAAACTTCTGATCCTGTGGATACGGTAGAGGGTACTCCCAAAAAGCAACATAGGAAATACCAGTGTTCAAGCTGTTTGACAGTATATGACGAAAAGTACGGGGATCCGGAATCGGAAATAGCAGCAGGCACTTCGTTTTTGAAGTTACCCGAAGATTACAATTGTCCGGTTTGTGAAAGCCCTAAATCCGCATTTAAACTAATTTAA
- a CDS encoding response regulator transcription factor, with protein sequence MEKITVVLADDHLVVRSGIKNLLENEGEVKVIGEASNGEEALEVVKKLKPDLLIIDIRMPVMNGLDATKKLTSNDSSTKALILSMHDDEDYILQSIESGASGYLLKDTSKEEFMKAIRAIHHGGKYFSGDISQVLVNSYLNVRDRKVTQKISAINEYDITKREKQILKMIADGIGNKEIAEQLGKSIRTIETHRFNIMKKLKVNNVVELLKKLEDEPGLKQHIESA encoded by the coding sequence ATGGAAAAAATAACAGTAGTATTAGCAGATGACCACTTGGTGGTCAGAAGTGGGATCAAAAACCTTCTGGAAAATGAAGGAGAGGTAAAAGTCATTGGTGAAGCTTCCAATGGTGAAGAGGCCCTTGAGGTAGTCAAAAAATTAAAACCAGACTTATTGATAATTGATATTCGGATGCCGGTGATGAATGGCCTTGACGCCACAAAAAAATTAACCAGCAATGACTCTTCCACCAAAGCACTTATCCTTTCCATGCATGATGACGAGGATTATATTTTGCAATCCATAGAAAGTGGAGCATCAGGTTATCTCCTAAAGGACACTAGCAAGGAAGAGTTTATGAAAGCAATCAGAGCCATTCACCATGGAGGCAAATATTTCAGTGGAGATATTAGTCAGGTACTTGTCAATAGCTACCTTAATGTAAGAGACAGAAAGGTCACCCAAAAAATAAGTGCGATTAATGAGTACGATATTACCAAAAGGGAAAAGCAAATTCTCAAGATGATTGCTGATGGAATTGGTAACAAAGAAATCGCAGAACAATTGGGTAAAAGCATAAGAACCATAGAAACCCACCGTTTTAATATCATGAAAAAACTAAAAGTGAACAATGTGGTGGAATTGCTCAAAAAACTGGAGGATGAGCCTGGACTAAAACAACACATAGAAAGCGCTTAA